A single genomic interval of Pyrus communis chromosome 7, drPyrComm1.1, whole genome shotgun sequence harbors:
- the LOC137740890 gene encoding AUGMIN subunit 2-like yields MSMGTDSTWVGKKPLRRIGGMSDALSLASDLGFSVAAPPTQEELQNLSSSTGEKGDDLIKVLRDLTSVQRKITDLQVELQGRKDDKNVAHLTHASEMEKKCETLARITTILKDVIQNKDRIIARLQQPYSLDCIPVEAEYQKQFSELLMKAAGDYGALTASVADFQWSQTFKEPPSVWGEMLRPIPVALASCTRFFEAMSAMRESFSTLQHLRVGHTDASSPITPGKDSSRRIPGDSECVTPPPWRSEPSFDDLAIRSSRKPEVEHQESEDENSGVDGASHRRLSWPPSVKNNGV; encoded by the exons ATGTCGATGGGGACTGACAGCACTTGGGTTGGGAAGAAACCGCTGCGGCGCATCGGCGGTATGTCCGACGCCCTCTCCCTCGCTTCGGATCTCGGCTTCTCCGTTGCCGCTCCTCCTACTCAG GAAGAGCTTCAGAACTTGTCCAGTAGTACTGGTGAAAAGGGTGATGACTTGATAAAGGTTCTAAGGGACCTTACCTCTGTACAGAGAAAAATAACCGATCTGCAAGTTGAACTCCAAGGGAGAAAG GATGATAAAAACGTAGCACATTTGACACATGCGAGTGAAATGGAGAAGAAGTGCGAAACTTTAGCAAGGATCACTACCATTTTGAAAGATGTGATTCAAAATAAG GATCGCATCATAGCCCGTCTTCAACAACCATATTCACTCGATTGCATTCCAGTAGAAGCAGAGTATCAG AAACAGTTCTCTGAATTATTGATGAAGGCTGCTGGTGATTATGGGGCCTTGACAGCATCAGTTGCAGATTTCCAGTGGAGTCAGACATTTAAGGAGCCTCCTTCAGTTTGGGGG GAAATGCTTCGTCCAATTCCTGTGGCCTTAGCATCATGCACCCGGTTCTTTGAAGCAATGTCTGCCATGAGGGAATCATTTTCAACACTTCAGCATCTCAGAGTTGGTCATACTGATGCATCATCACCTATAACACCAGGCAAGGATTCTTCCCGAAGAATACCAGGTGATTCCGAATGCGTAACTCCACCTCCTTGGAGAAGTGAACCAAGCTTTGATGACTTAGCTATCAGAAGCTCAAGGAAGCCTGAAGTCGAGCATCAAGAATCAGAGGATGAAAACAGTGGGGTGGATGGAGCAAGCCACAGGAGATTGTCATGGCCTCCATCAGTTAAAAACAACGGTGTTTAG